In a genomic window of Amycolatopsis japonica:
- a CDS encoding S8 family peptidase, with protein MRNHRKLLLTLGALTPLLALGIGNAVAAEAEGVVVQAKQHYADQYIVVLKDGVATAQASATSLTGRFGGEVRSTWSAALNGFSVKKMTERQAKRLAADPSVKAVYQDGTARGTDTQINPTWGLDRVDQKSLPLDKKYTYNNSGEGVTAYDLDTGINPDNPEYEGRASIGKDFMGGDGKDCNGHGSHTAGTIASKTYGVAKKVKIVGLRVLGCNNTGPDSGIIDAVDWVTANARKPAVANMSLTMDAPGVGDDALKKSIASGVVYGVASGNASTDACNTSPARVPEAITVNATDSGDNRSSFSNYGSCTDIFAPGSNITSLSPNSGSSAVMSGTSMATPHVVGAAALYLAANPSATPKQVRDALVNNASDGVVKNPGSGSLNKLLNVSFIGGGGPEPKCGAKSNTTPVAIPDAGAAVTSSVTQEGCDGKASSSLPVKVDISHTYSADLAVSLIGPSGATYRLKKAGGVGSPAGVHETYTVDASNENANGTWKLSVQDVFKFDTGSIDGFTITF; from the coding sequence ATGCGTAACCACCGGAAATTGCTGCTGACCTTGGGCGCGTTGACCCCCTTGCTGGCACTGGGTATCGGAAACGCCGTCGCGGCCGAGGCCGAAGGCGTTGTGGTCCAGGCGAAACAGCATTACGCCGACCAGTACATCGTCGTGCTGAAGGACGGCGTCGCGACCGCGCAAGCGTCGGCGACCTCGTTGACCGGGCGCTTCGGCGGCGAGGTGCGGTCGACGTGGTCCGCGGCCCTGAACGGCTTCTCGGTGAAGAAGATGACCGAGCGGCAGGCGAAGCGGCTCGCGGCGGATCCGTCGGTCAAGGCCGTCTATCAGGACGGCACCGCCCGCGGCACCGACACGCAGATCAACCCCACGTGGGGCCTGGACCGCGTCGACCAGAAGTCCCTGCCGCTGGACAAGAAGTACACCTACAACAACAGCGGCGAGGGCGTCACCGCGTACGACCTCGACACGGGCATCAATCCCGACAACCCCGAGTACGAAGGCCGGGCCAGCATCGGCAAGGACTTCATGGGAGGTGACGGCAAGGACTGCAACGGGCACGGCAGTCACACCGCCGGCACCATCGCGAGCAAGACCTACGGCGTTGCCAAGAAGGTCAAGATCGTCGGCCTCCGGGTGCTCGGATGCAACAACACCGGTCCGGATTCGGGCATCATCGACGCCGTCGACTGGGTGACCGCGAACGCGCGGAAACCGGCCGTGGCGAACATGAGCCTCACGATGGACGCGCCCGGCGTGGGTGACGACGCGCTCAAGAAGTCGATCGCGTCCGGCGTCGTCTACGGCGTCGCTTCCGGCAACGCGTCGACCGATGCCTGCAACACCAGCCCCGCCCGGGTTCCCGAAGCCATCACGGTGAACGCCACGGACTCCGGCGACAACCGGTCGTCGTTCTCGAACTACGGTTCGTGCACCGACATTTTCGCCCCGGGCAGCAACATCACGTCGCTGAGCCCGAACAGCGGGAGTTCGGCGGTGATGAGCGGGACGTCCATGGCGACGCCGCACGTCGTCGGTGCGGCCGCGCTCTACCTGGCGGCCAACCCGTCCGCGACGCCGAAGCAGGTTCGGGACGCGCTGGTGAACAACGCGTCCGACGGGGTGGTCAAGAACCCCGGCAGCGGCTCGCTGAACAAGCTGCTGAACGTGTCGTTCATCGGTGGCGGAGGCCCGGAGCCGAAATGCGGCGCCAAGTCGAACACCACCCCGGTGGCGATCCCGGACGCCGGTGCCGCGGTGACGAGCTCGGTGACCCAGGAAGGATGTGATGGCAAGGCGTCCTCGTCGCTGCCGGTCAAGGTGGACATCAGCCACACCTACTCGGCCGACCTGGCGGTGAGTCTCATCGGGCCCAGCGGTGCCACCTACCGGTTGAAGAAGGCGGGAGGGGTGGGCAGCCCCGCCGGTGTGCACGAGACCTACACGGTCGACGCCTCGAACGAGAACGCCAACGGCACCTGGAAGCTGAGCGTCCAGGACGTCTTCAAGTTCGACACCGGTTCGATCGACGGATTCACCATCACTTTCTGA
- a CDS encoding sigma-70 family RNA polymerase sigma factor, whose protein sequence is MTGPHGRRHRMSTEDAVRSDTELIKAVRAGRIEDYGQLYERHSGAASNLARQLARSDSEAEDLVSDAFAKVLDTLRQGKGPDAAFRAYLLTALRHTAYDHTRRNRRVTPTEDMESVAVDTLAVPLADAAVAGLERTLAARAFARLPERWQDVLWHIEIEGQTPAEVAPLLGLTPNGVSAMAYRAREGLRQAFLEVHLQENLAPACQTTAGLLGAWARDGLAKKARVQVEHHLDECEACRTLAAELSDVNTGLRGIIAPIVLGGAALGYLATASAKAATAATAAGATAAAGTAGSAASMADPAGFSRQFRTAAGSATVVGIAVVVALSAAGQPAEPPLPVLTPATVSAPALPAPASPAPAPVPLPTVPSVPSTTPAPKRAPVPPLGPSPTPPPPR, encoded by the coding sequence ATGACCGGCCCGCACGGACGTCGGCATCGCATGTCGACGGAGGACGCCGTGCGCAGCGACACCGAACTCATCAAAGCGGTCCGCGCCGGGCGAATCGAAGACTACGGGCAACTGTACGAGCGGCATTCCGGCGCGGCGAGCAACCTCGCCCGCCAGCTCGCGCGGTCCGATTCCGAGGCCGAAGACCTCGTCTCCGACGCCTTCGCGAAGGTGCTGGACACCCTCCGGCAGGGCAAGGGCCCGGATGCCGCCTTCCGGGCCTATCTGCTGACTGCTCTGCGTCACACCGCCTACGACCACACACGCCGGAATCGGCGGGTCACGCCTACCGAAGACATGGAATCCGTCGCCGTCGACACGCTCGCGGTCCCCCTCGCCGACGCCGCCGTCGCCGGACTCGAACGCACACTCGCCGCACGGGCGTTCGCCCGCCTGCCGGAGCGATGGCAGGACGTGCTGTGGCACATCGAGATCGAGGGACAGACTCCCGCCGAGGTCGCCCCCCTGCTGGGACTCACCCCGAACGGCGTCTCGGCGATGGCCTACCGGGCGCGCGAAGGGCTGCGCCAGGCTTTTCTCGAGGTCCATTTGCAGGAGAACCTGGCTCCCGCATGCCAGACCACGGCCGGTTTGCTCGGTGCCTGGGCCCGTGACGGGCTGGCCAAGAAAGCCCGCGTTCAGGTCGAACATCATCTCGACGAATGCGAAGCGTGCCGCACTCTCGCGGCCGAACTCAGCGACGTCAACACGGGGCTGCGCGGGATCATCGCACCGATCGTCCTGGGCGGCGCGGCACTCGGATACCTCGCGACGGCGAGCGCCAAGGCGGCTACGGCCGCCACCGCCGCCGGCGCCACAGCGGCGGCCGGCACCGCCGGTTCGGCCGCGAGCATGGCGGACCCGGCCGGGTTTTCCCGCCAGTTCCGAACCGCCGCCGGATCCGCCACGGTGGTGGGGATCGCCGTCGTCGTGGCACTCAGCGCGGCCGGCCAACCGGCCGAACCGCCCCTGCCCGTACTCACTCCGGCCACCGTCTCCGCGCCCGCCCTGCCGGCTCCCGCATCACCCGCCCCGGCTCCTGTGCCCCTGCCCACCGTCCCCTCCGTCCCGTCCACCACACCAGCTCCGAAACGCGCCCCCGTTCCACCGCTGGGACCGTCCCCGACCCCGCCGCCGCCCCGATGA
- a CDS encoding S8 family peptidase has translation MRENLRPRWVSAIAGLSLAVCASMSALPAVASPVGPAVQAWVPDAVPGSYLVTFKASTVNTADARSLAAEYGGQVTRTYDAALRGFAGRMTAAQAQRLAADPAVASVEPDSLARATGTQNDPTWGLDRVDQKDLPLDKKYDYANKGDGATVYVLDTGTDYRQSEFGGRASSGYDFVDSDSDASDCQGHGTHVSGTVGSTTYGVAKGVKIVAVRVLGCNGSAPWSTIVSGIDWVTKNARKPAVLTMSIGGGATSTVDQAVQGAVRAGITVTVAAGNEGQDACNVSPARTPEAITVAASDIQDKRSIFNSSQSSNYGSCTDLFGPGSNITSTRNGGGTQQMSGTSMATPHVAGAAALYLTANPSATPAQVTKALLDNATPGKISDTKGSPNKLLYTGFLGGTPNPPSCAGGTSADDVAIPDAGDAVTSTVTIGSCDAKGTSGTSVAVAIKHPYSADLKIDLVTPSGKVVNLEQAGGVSTIDLSKTYTVDTSGESRTGDWKLRVQDVYRFDTGVIDNFALTF, from the coding sequence ATGCGCGAAAATCTCCGACCCCGATGGGTGTCGGCCATCGCGGGCCTGTCGCTCGCCGTCTGCGCTTCGATGTCGGCGCTGCCCGCGGTCGCCTCGCCGGTAGGGCCCGCCGTCCAGGCCTGGGTGCCGGACGCCGTTCCGGGCTCCTACCTCGTCACTTTCAAGGCATCGACGGTGAACACCGCCGATGCTCGCTCACTGGCGGCGGAGTACGGCGGGCAGGTCACGCGCACCTATGACGCCGCGCTGCGCGGTTTCGCGGGCCGGATGACCGCGGCGCAGGCCCAGCGGCTCGCGGCGGATCCTGCCGTCGCCTCGGTCGAGCCGGATTCCCTCGCGCGTGCCACCGGCACCCAGAACGACCCCACCTGGGGCCTGGACCGGGTCGACCAGAAGGACCTGCCGCTCGACAAGAAGTACGACTACGCCAACAAAGGCGACGGTGCCACGGTCTACGTGCTCGACACCGGGACCGACTATCGCCAGTCGGAGTTCGGCGGCCGCGCGAGCAGTGGTTACGACTTCGTGGACAGCGACAGCGACGCCTCGGACTGCCAAGGCCACGGCACCCACGTCTCGGGAACCGTCGGCAGCACGACCTACGGGGTCGCGAAAGGTGTGAAGATCGTCGCCGTCCGCGTGCTCGGCTGCAACGGCAGCGCGCCGTGGTCGACGATCGTGTCCGGTATCGACTGGGTCACCAAGAACGCCCGGAAGCCCGCGGTGCTCACGATGAGCATCGGCGGCGGGGCGACCTCCACAGTGGACCAGGCGGTTCAAGGAGCGGTCCGGGCAGGCATCACCGTCACGGTCGCCGCGGGCAACGAGGGCCAGGACGCCTGCAACGTCTCACCCGCCCGCACGCCCGAGGCGATCACCGTCGCCGCGAGCGACATCCAGGACAAGCGATCGATCTTCAACTCCTCGCAGTCCTCGAACTACGGGTCCTGCACCGACCTGTTCGGTCCGGGCAGCAACATCACGTCGACCCGCAACGGCGGCGGCACACAGCAGATGAGCGGCACCTCCATGGCCACCCCGCATGTCGCGGGTGCGGCCGCGCTCTACCTGACCGCCAACCCCTCCGCCACCCCGGCGCAGGTCACCAAGGCGCTGCTCGACAACGCCACGCCCGGCAAGATCTCCGACACCAAGGGCTCGCCGAACAAGCTGCTGTACACCGGTTTCCTCGGCGGAACCCCGAATCCGCCGTCCTGCGCGGGTGGTACGAGCGCGGACGACGTCGCGATCCCTGATGCCGGCGATGCCGTGACCAGCACGGTGACCATCGGCTCCTGCGACGCCAAGGGCACTTCCGGCACTTCGGTGGCAGTGGCGATCAAACACCCGTACTCGGCCGATCTGAAGATCGACCTCGTGACGCCCAGCGGCAAGGTCGTCAACCTCGAGCAGGCCGGCGGCGTGAGCACGATCGACCTCTCCAAGACCTACACCGTCGACACCTCGGGTGAAAGCCGCACCGGTGACTGGAAGTTGCGTGTCCAGGACGTCTACCGCTTCGACACCGGCGTGATCGACAACTTCGCCCTGACCTTCTGA
- a CDS encoding TetR/AcrR family transcriptional regulator, with protein MTKTRADKRQAILDAAFTVFARHGYARASVQEIADEAKAAKPTVYNHFGDKEALFRGAMAATADSVAADTLDAIEPLRDAGADVRATLRTAASRLLRICSGERSHALRSLAYAELAAFPELAVTMQERTSVHLTEALADRFARLALSGALRSCDPARAAEQFLALLIGPLESRSRLGARALPAAELDGIAESAVDTFVRAYGP; from the coding sequence GTGACGAAGACGAGGGCCGACAAGCGTCAAGCGATCTTGGACGCGGCCTTCACGGTCTTCGCGCGCCACGGGTACGCCCGGGCATCCGTCCAGGAGATCGCGGACGAGGCGAAGGCCGCGAAACCCACTGTCTACAACCATTTCGGCGACAAGGAAGCGTTGTTCCGCGGTGCCATGGCGGCAACGGCCGACAGCGTCGCCGCCGACACGCTCGACGCCATCGAGCCGCTCCGCGACGCGGGGGCCGACGTTCGCGCGACACTGCGGACCGCGGCTTCCCGGCTGCTGCGCATCTGCTCCGGCGAGCGTTCGCACGCGCTCCGGTCGCTGGCATACGCCGAGCTCGCCGCGTTCCCCGAGCTGGCGGTCACCATGCAGGAGCGCACGTCGGTGCACCTGACGGAGGCCTTGGCCGACCGGTTCGCCCGCCTCGCCCTTTCCGGCGCTCTTCGCTCCTGCGACCCGGCCAGGGCCGCCGAGCAGTTCCTCGCTCTGCTGATCGGGCCGCTGGAGTCCCGTTCGCGGCTGGGCGCTCGCGCTCTCCCGGCGGCTGAACTCGACGGTATAGCAGAGTCGGCCGTCGATACCTTCGTGCGCGCGTACGGTCCGTAG
- a CDS encoding ANTAR domain-containing response regulator, with amino-acid sequence MTEQAAEANGAVAAPQRRVLVAEDEALIRLDLVEMLREEGYEVVGEAGDGEQAINLATELKPDLVILDVKMPKLDGIEAASKITGDRIAPVVILTAFSQRDLVERARDAGTMAYLVKPFAKRDLVPAIELAVSRFAELQALESEVAGLTDRLETRKVIDRAKGLLMSRQGLTEPDAFRWIQRTAMDRRTTMKAVAEAVVESIG; translated from the coding sequence GTGACCGAGCAGGCTGCCGAGGCCAATGGTGCCGTCGCCGCACCCCAGCGGCGGGTGCTCGTGGCCGAAGACGAGGCCCTCATCCGTCTGGACCTCGTCGAGATGCTCCGCGAAGAGGGCTACGAGGTGGTCGGTGAGGCCGGGGATGGCGAGCAGGCCATCAACCTGGCCACCGAATTGAAGCCCGATCTGGTGATCCTCGACGTCAAGATGCCGAAGCTCGACGGTATCGAGGCCGCTTCCAAGATCACCGGCGACCGGATCGCGCCGGTCGTCATCCTGACCGCGTTCAGCCAGCGCGACCTCGTCGAGCGGGCCAGGGACGCGGGCACGATGGCGTATCTGGTCAAGCCGTTCGCCAAGCGCGACCTGGTGCCCGCCATCGAGCTGGCCGTGAGCCGGTTCGCCGAGCTGCAGGCGCTCGAATCCGAGGTCGCGGGCCTCACGGACCGGCTCGAGACGCGCAAGGTCATCGACCGCGCCAAGGGTCTGTTGATGAGCCGTCAGGGGCTTACCGAGCCGGACGCGTTCCGGTGGATACAGCGCACCGCGATGGACCGCCGGACCACGATGAAGGCGGTCGCCGAGGCCGTCGTCGAGAGCATCGGCTGA
- a CDS encoding Lrp/AsnC family transcriptional regulator, with protein sequence MLTEPDLDLIAALQIAPRASVATLAEALDVSASTVGRRLVRLEEQRILRVIGQVEWTARARGNPRHVWVTTEPGASGSAAKALARFPEVQLAAETAGRSDVYLAVHVPDRAEARELLAERIPGVPGVAGTHSELVLRALTRADSWRLHRLSEDQQKILSREQVVPDGFDADDVGPDERRLIGLLAGNGRITAAEAGRSLGLSQSTAYRLIQSTLRRGVVRPRVEVEPAQLGYELEAVIALTITPGAIQAVAGELARHPSARYVSIVAGTASVIHQGVFRNEDEMADFLTRDLAPLPGITALQVSVVLRMLRRYWLYREDGRFAPDRT encoded by the coding sequence GTGCTGACCGAACCCGACCTCGACCTGATCGCGGCACTGCAGATCGCCCCGCGCGCCTCGGTCGCCACGCTCGCCGAGGCGCTCGACGTCTCCGCCAGCACAGTGGGACGGCGGCTGGTCCGACTCGAGGAACAGCGGATCCTCCGGGTGATCGGCCAGGTCGAGTGGACGGCGAGGGCTCGCGGGAACCCACGCCACGTCTGGGTCACGACCGAACCCGGTGCGTCCGGTTCGGCGGCGAAGGCGCTCGCCCGGTTTCCCGAGGTCCAGCTGGCGGCGGAGACGGCGGGCCGGTCGGACGTCTACCTGGCCGTGCACGTTCCGGACCGGGCCGAGGCGCGCGAACTGCTCGCCGAGCGCATCCCCGGTGTGCCGGGCGTGGCGGGAACCCATTCGGAGCTGGTGCTGCGGGCACTGACGAGGGCCGACTCCTGGCGTCTGCACCGGCTGAGCGAAGACCAGCAGAAGATCTTGTCCCGCGAACAGGTCGTCCCGGACGGGTTCGACGCCGACGACGTGGGCCCGGACGAGCGGCGGCTCATCGGGCTGCTGGCCGGGAACGGCCGGATCACCGCGGCCGAAGCCGGGCGGAGCCTCGGCCTCAGCCAGTCCACCGCCTACCGGCTGATCCAGTCGACGTTGCGGCGCGGCGTCGTCCGGCCCCGCGTCGAGGTGGAACCCGCGCAGCTCGGCTACGAACTGGAGGCGGTCATCGCGCTGACCATCACGCCGGGCGCCATCCAGGCCGTGGCCGGAGAACTGGCGCGGCATCCGTCGGCGCGGTACGTGTCGATCGTCGCCGGCACCGCTTCGGTCATCCACCAGGGCGTGTTCCGCAACGAGGACGAGATGGCCGACTTCCTCACCAGGGATCTCGCGCCCTTGCCCGGGATCACCGCGCTGCAGGTCTCCGTGGTGTTGCGCATGCTGCGCCGGTACTGGCTTTACCGGGAGGACGGCAGATTCGCCCCGGACCGCACCTGA
- a CDS encoding Dabb family protein, translating into MIVQFMRFAFREDSTEEQKTRALALIRRTAAVESVAFSTVGRLLGDPAEGYTHGYSFGLADLGAFERYMYDPVHLAGDPEILPHYAKLHVGLAVSDDPDPELAAKITAVYQGKLAEYPEWERLMAAIPEVRFG; encoded by the coding sequence TTGATCGTCCAGTTCATGCGCTTCGCGTTCCGCGAAGACAGCACAGAGGAACAGAAGACCCGCGCCTTGGCGTTGATCCGCCGGACCGCGGCGGTGGAGTCGGTGGCGTTCTCGACGGTCGGCAGGCTTCTCGGCGATCCGGCCGAGGGCTACACCCACGGCTATTCCTTCGGCCTGGCCGACCTCGGCGCGTTCGAGCGCTACATGTACGACCCCGTCCATCTGGCCGGAGACCCGGAGATCCTCCCGCACTACGCCAAACTGCACGTCGGGCTCGCCGTTTCCGACGACCCCGATCCGGAGCTGGCCGCGAAGATCACCGCCGTCTACCAAGGCAAACTCGCCGAATATCCCGAGTGGGAACGGCTGATGGCGGCGATCCCCGAAGTCCGGTTCGGCTGA
- a CDS encoding trypsin-like serine protease gives MKKKRIAGLLALGVAALSIPVLGGTAGAAPQPIASAIAPTGDVRIPDGAHAQGIGGVPASVKDYPFAIAALREGGSRPKGQSCSGSVVAPRKVMVAAHCKELAGEKTVLYGLDDLVGTGGTQLKVVDYKLHPKFTQPWNGYDVAIITTDADIPVPAGGYAKVATSADTGLETPGKDGFSLGYGKKTQNDSPPDVTLQKLTLPIVDPNQCTGVENGVDPKTMICAGYSDGRKTVLPGDSGGPFIVNGVVVGITSWSRSDFRWYSVYSRLNNEMGDWVKQQIGDVPSGDKFTLAASPGAVKTDPGKYVSTSITSKEGKNGSENVALSASGLPDGAKATFQPSSIMSGDTAKLTIETAAGTPERDYTITVSGKGTTDTATTTLTLTVGKGGSEPGDLKVTVNPGSGTVRAGQFVNATVSATGGSGSITLSASGSGLPIAPFFNPQSISSGGSSTMQIFAPFQPGTYPITVTAKDGAGKTSTATYTLTVQ, from the coding sequence GTGAAGAAGAAGAGAATCGCAGGCCTGCTGGCGCTGGGTGTGGCGGCCCTGTCGATCCCCGTCCTGGGCGGAACCGCCGGTGCCGCTCCCCAGCCGATCGCGTCGGCGATCGCGCCCACCGGTGACGTCCGGATCCCCGACGGCGCCCACGCCCAGGGCATCGGCGGCGTGCCCGCCTCGGTGAAGGACTACCCGTTCGCCATCGCGGCCTTGCGCGAAGGTGGCTCCCGGCCCAAGGGGCAGAGCTGCAGCGGTTCGGTCGTGGCGCCCCGCAAGGTGATGGTCGCGGCGCACTGCAAGGAACTGGCCGGCGAAAAGACAGTCCTTTATGGACTGGACGACCTGGTGGGCACCGGCGGCACCCAGCTCAAGGTCGTCGACTACAAACTCCACCCGAAGTTCACCCAGCCCTGGAACGGATACGACGTCGCGATCATCACCACCGACGCGGACATCCCGGTCCCCGCCGGCGGTTACGCCAAGGTCGCCACCTCGGCCGACACCGGCCTCGAAACGCCGGGCAAGGACGGCTTCAGCCTCGGATACGGCAAGAAGACCCAGAACGACAGTCCGCCCGACGTCACGCTGCAGAAGCTGACCCTGCCGATCGTCGACCCGAACCAGTGCACCGGGGTCGAGAACGGCGTCGACCCGAAGACGATGATCTGCGCCGGGTACTCCGACGGCCGCAAGACCGTGCTCCCCGGTGACAGCGGTGGTCCGTTCATCGTCAACGGCGTGGTCGTGGGCATCACGTCGTGGAGCCGCAGCGATTTCCGGTGGTACAGCGTCTACAGCCGCCTGAACAACGAGATGGGCGACTGGGTCAAGCAGCAGATCGGTGACGTGCCCAGCGGTGACAAGTTCACCCTCGCGGCGTCCCCGGGCGCGGTGAAGACCGACCCCGGTAAGTACGTCTCGACGTCGATCACGAGCAAGGAAGGCAAGAACGGCAGCGAGAACGTCGCGCTGAGCGCGTCCGGACTGCCCGACGGTGCCAAGGCGACCTTCCAGCCTTCGTCCATCATGTCCGGCGACACCGCGAAGCTCACGATCGAGACCGCGGCGGGAACGCCGGAGCGGGACTACACGATCACCGTGTCCGGCAAGGGAACGACCGACACCGCGACCACCACGCTGACGCTGACCGTCGGCAAGGGCGGCAGCGAGCCGGGCGACCTCAAGGTCACGGTCAACCCCGGATCGGGGACCGTACGGGCGGGCCAATTCGTGAACGCGACGGTCTCCGCGACCGGCGGCAGTGGCTCCATCACGCTTTCGGCGTCCGGCTCGGGGCTGCCGATCGCGCCGTTCTTCAACCCGCAAAGCATCTCCAGTGGCGGCAGCTCGACGATGCAGATCTTCGCGCCGTTCCAGCCCGGTACCTACCCGATCACGGTGACGGCGAAGGACGGCGCAGGCAAGACGTCGACCGCCACCTACACGCTCACCGTCCAGTGA
- a CDS encoding AbgT family transporter → MNLLLRALDGVERLGNKLPHPFWLFVILSAVLALASWALSAAGVSAVNPATGKTVEAKNLLSADGVRMMVTDAVKSYTSFPPLGTILVVMLGVAVAERSGLLAAVLRSGVSKVSPRWVTFALAFTGMVSHVASDAAYVVLIPLGALAFRAVGRSPILGIVVAFVSISAGYDASPLITPTDAILSGLTTAAAQTIDPAYSVTPLANYFFSLASSVVLAAVITLVTEKVLARRAEAMPVDDDAEEDDLGSLRLSRQERRGLLAALIALAVFVVALVLAVLPASSPLRGKGGSIIESPLLTSISIFLALGFLAAGWAYGKVAGTVTTSRDIPGFMAHGFREMAPILVLFFAISQFLAYFKWTGIGEITAINGAGLLKTAGVSGPVVMLGILVVVTLVNLIVTSGSAQWALIGPVFVPMLMLLDIPPETTQALYRIADSCTNAITPMSPYFVMALGFLQRYRRSAGIGTLFSMTVPLSFALLVVWTLLFFVFWVFGIPLGPGAPVR, encoded by the coding sequence ATGAATCTCCTGTTGCGCGCGCTCGACGGCGTCGAGCGGCTCGGCAACAAGCTGCCGCATCCGTTCTGGCTCTTCGTCATCCTGAGCGCGGTGCTGGCACTGGCCAGCTGGGCGCTCAGCGCGGCCGGCGTGTCGGCGGTGAACCCGGCGACGGGCAAGACGGTCGAGGCGAAGAACCTGTTGTCCGCCGACGGTGTGCGGATGATGGTGACCGACGCGGTCAAGAGCTACACGTCGTTCCCGCCGCTGGGCACGATCCTCGTGGTGATGCTCGGCGTGGCGGTCGCCGAGCGGTCCGGTCTGCTCGCGGCCGTGCTCCGGTCCGGCGTTTCGAAGGTCTCACCGCGGTGGGTGACCTTCGCGCTGGCGTTCACCGGAATGGTGTCCCACGTCGCGTCCGACGCCGCCTACGTGGTGCTGATCCCGTTGGGGGCCTTGGCTTTCCGTGCGGTGGGGCGGAGCCCGATCCTGGGTATCGTGGTCGCGTTCGTGTCCATCTCCGCCGGGTACGACGCGAGCCCGCTGATCACGCCGACCGACGCCATCCTGTCCGGGCTGACCACGGCGGCGGCGCAGACGATCGATCCGGCCTACTCGGTCACCCCGCTCGCCAACTACTTCTTCTCGCTCGCCTCGTCGGTCGTGCTGGCCGCCGTGATCACGCTCGTGACCGAGAAGGTCCTCGCGCGGCGCGCCGAAGCGATGCCCGTCGACGACGACGCGGAAGAGGACGATCTCGGCTCGCTCCGGCTCAGCCGCCAGGAACGACGGGGCCTGCTCGCCGCGCTCATCGCGCTGGCCGTCTTCGTGGTCGCACTGGTGCTGGCGGTGCTGCCCGCGTCGTCGCCCTTGCGCGGCAAGGGCGGAAGCATCATCGAGTCACCGTTGCTGACGTCCATCTCGATCTTCCTCGCGCTCGGCTTCCTGGCCGCGGGCTGGGCCTACGGCAAGGTCGCCGGGACGGTGACGACCAGCCGCGACATCCCCGGGTTCATGGCCCACGGCTTCCGTGAGATGGCACCGATCCTGGTGCTGTTCTTCGCCATCTCCCAGTTCCTGGCCTACTTCAAATGGACCGGCATCGGCGAGATCACCGCGATCAACGGCGCCGGCCTGCTCAAAACCGCCGGGGTCTCCGGACCGGTCGTCATGCTGGGCATCCTCGTCGTGGTGACCCTGGTCAACCTGATCGTCACCAGCGGCTCCGCCCAGTGGGCGCTGATCGGCCCGGTGTTCGTGCCGATGCTGATGCTGCTGGACATCCCGCCGGAGACCACGCAGGCGCTGTACCGCATCGCGGATTCGTGCACGAACGCGATCACCCCGATGAGCCCGTATTTTGTGATGGCGCTGGGTTTCCTGCAGCGATACCGGCGTTCGGCGGGGATCGGCACGCTGTTCTCGATGACGGTCCCGCTCTCGTTCGCCCTGCTGGTGGTGTGGACGTTGCTGTTCTTCGTGTTCTGGGTGTTCGGCATCCCGCTCGGCCCCGGCGCCCCCGTTCGCTAG